Proteins co-encoded in one Sebastes umbrosus isolate fSebUmb1 chromosome 20, fSebUmb1.pri, whole genome shotgun sequence genomic window:
- the nubp2 gene encoding cytosolic Fe-S cluster assembly factor nubp2 yields MEQTKDSSSMSQVRRVVLVLSGKGGVGKSTITTELALAFRHAGMKVGILDVDLCGPSIPRMLSVGRPDVHQCDAGWVPVYTDAEKSLALMSIGFLLEDPDEAVVWRGPKKTAMIAQFVSDVAWGELDVLLVDTPPGTSDEHISIVENLKKHRVDGAVLVTTPQAVSTGDVRREITFCKKTGVRILGIVENMSGFVCPHCSECSNIFSKGGGEDLAKLTGCPFLGSVPLDPLLSSCIEEGKDFIKSFPDSATFSAISSISQTLLSSLQTA; encoded by the exons ATGGAACAAACTAAAG ACTCTAGCAGCATGTCCCAGGTCCGGCGTGTTGTGCTGGTCCTGTCTGGGAAGGGAGGTGTGGGTAAGAGCACCATCACCACAGAGCTAGCTCTGGCTTTCAGGCATGCTGGGATGAAG GTTGGCATCCTGGACGTTGACCTGTGTGGGCCCAGTATCCCCCGCATGCTGAGTGTGGGCCGGCCTGATGTGCACCAGTGTGACGCAGGATGGGTGCCGGTCTACACTGATGCCGAGAAGAGCCTCGCCCTGAtgtccatcggtttcctgctggaGGACCCGGATGAAGCAGTGGTGTGGAGGGGGCCCAAGAAAACAG CAATGATTGCCCAGTTTGTGTCAGACGTAGCATGGGGAGAGCTGGATGTGCTGCTGGTGGACACACCGCCAGGGACGTCCGATGAGCATATTTCCATAGTGGAGAACCTTAAAAAACACAGAGTGGATGGAGCCGTTTTGGTCACGACACCACAG GCGGTATCCACGGGGGATGTGAGGAGAGAGATCACCTTCTGCAAGAAGACAGGTGTCCGGATCCTGGGCATCGTCGAGAACATGAGTGGATTTGTTTGTCCGCACTGCTCA gaGTGCAGCAATATATTCTCAAAGGGTGGCGGTGAAGACTTAGCCAAGCTGACTGGATGCCCATTCCTAG GTTCTGTGCCCTTGGATCCTCTGCTCAGCAGCTGTATAGAGGAGGGCAAAGACTTCATAAAGTCGTTTCCCGACAGCGCCACCTTCAGTGCCATCAGCAGCATTTCTCAGACTCTGCTCAGCAGCCTCCAAACAGCTTGA
- the atp6v0cb gene encoding ATPase H+ transporting V0 subunit cb has product MSGAESPEYSPFFAVMGASAAMVFSALGAAYGTAKSGTGIAAMSVMRPELIMKSIIPVVMAGIIAIYGLVVAVLIANNISEKVTLYKSFLHLGAGLSVGLSGLAAGFAIGIVGDAGVRGTAQQPRLFVGMILILIFAEVLGLYGLIVALILSTK; this is encoded by the exons atgtCGGGGGCCGAAAGTCCTGAGTATTCTCCGTTCTTCGCAGTGATGGGCGCCTCTGCTGCCATGGTCTTCAGCG CCTTGGGAGCAGCCTATGGCACAGCCAAGAGCGGTACGGGGATCGCCGCCATGTCAGTGATGAGGCCGGAGCTCATCATGAAGTCCATCATCCCAGTGGTCATGGCGGGTATCATAGCCATCTACGGCCTGGTAGTAGCAGTGCTGATTGCCAACAACATCTCAGAGAAGGTCACCCTCTACAA gagtTTCCTCCATCTGGGAGCTGGGCTGAGCGTGGGCCTCAGTGGGTTGGCGGCAGGCTTCGCAATTGGCATCGTGGGCGACGCGGGCGTGAGGGGCACAGCTCAACAGCCGAGGCTTTTTGTGGGCATGATCCTCATCTTGATTTTCGCCGAGGTCTTGGGTCTCTACGGGCTCATCGTCGCCCTCATCCTCTCCACGAAATAA